The Lineus longissimus chromosome 10, tnLinLong1.2, whole genome shotgun sequence genome segment CGTGTGCTGATAGACGAGTGATGCCCTAGTGTCGCTGATCATAACTATTATCTAGGTAAATACACCGGGGGTGAAGCGAGAAAAAGTATCGAGGGACTACTTGCCGTTAACAACAGCGAGTCCTACGACAAGGCAATGAGAATCCTTAGCCACAGATTTGGCGATAAACTGAAGTTGGCGAAATCGTTCAGAGAGAGAATTGAGAAGTGGCCGCCTGTAAAATTCAGAGATGGTAAAGCCTTGCGGGATTTGGCAGACCTCTTGGTTCAGTGCGAGACAGCAATGTCTACCCTTAGTCAACTCAAAGTTCTAGACGACCCGTGTGAGCAGCAAAAGATCATCGACAGGTTGCCACGTGGCATCCAGGATAAGTGGCTGGCCATTGTGGATAGGTGGCtctatgatgacgatgatgatgttgtgCATGACGACTATCCCCCTTTCTCCAGACGCATCGCCTGCAACCCACTCGTCGACAGGTCCCGCTAGACATTAGCGCAGCCCGTGAAGACAGCATCACATGACCATGGGAGACATGTGGTTCCTAATCCTAGGAACTCCACTACCAAGACGACAGCGTCTACATTTGCCTCTTCTTCGAATGATGGTGCAAAGGCAGCCGACAAGCCAGCTTCCTCCAACTACGTCTATGTCAAATGTGTCCCTTGCCCTGGATCCCACAGCCTGGATTTCTGCCCTGATTTCAAGAAACTGAACCTTAAAGAGAGACTGAACACTGTTAAAAAACATGGCTTTTGTTTGGGATGTTTTAAGTGGGGCCATAGGGTTCGAGATTGTAAACATAAGCGTAGGTGTGATAAGTGTGAACGTCTACATCCCACTTTGTTGCATGATAATTCATATAGGCCTAGTACTACTAGTAGTAGCGGTAACGCTGTCCAGAGTGTAGTTTCTCATCGTACCGAGTCTGGTGATGTTAGCGGGCCTGACTGTTCCTGGCACTCACTGATTGTGCCTGTACTCCTACACCATGAAGGCAATGCAGAGAACTGTGTGCTAGTGTATGCACTCTTGGATGAGCAGTCAGACGCCTGTTACATTATTGACTCTGTGCTTGAGAAAGTTGGTGTAGATGGTGAGAAAGTTGACTTGAGACTGGCTACTGTTCTTGGTGAAGACACTGGGTGAGTTTAAAGtaggtgttggtgttagtgttggagattagtgttagtgtcagtgttaatttcaacCTCTGAGAACTAGGTGTCGTGTCACACCGGTGCTGGTGTTAGTGTTACACCggtgttagtgttagtgtcaagagtggccatcttgaaaaagctttggtttccatggtttttGCTTTTTTCCAAGTTTTCAAAAGGTAGGCTATATCATTTATCTTCTAAACTTGGGAAGTCTAAATTATATTTCCAGTCCCTGTGCCACATTCAAATTTCCTGGGATGATTCCTTGAATCCATGTCCCTTAGTGGTAAGGACAAAGCCTGAAATTTGGCAGGTTCTGGCAGACGGATGTGTTGCTGAGCTATTTCTTGCATGTAGTCAGCAACTTCATGGGTATATTTCAGAGCAGTGCAGGTTGCTACCCCATGAGTATAAGCATGCTGCCTATAATAGCCTCCTGACGCCAGGTATGACAGAAAATGTCAATTCGCCGCTGGGATGAATTGAAAGAGGCCCCACCTTGTCCATGGGCCGATCTGTGGTGATGAAATTCAGTTGATAGCACCTGTATTTCATTATCTGTTAACCGCAAGTGTTTCTCTGCAGGCTCTGTAGATAAAGCAGCTCGTCTCACATGATTTGGTCCTCGATTCGGTCCCAAAATCCCTGCTACAACTTGTTGAAATGGTACAAATATCATATTCTCTTTtctgatccaagatggctgctaacACCAGTTGAGAGCTGTAAACTCTGGTCGGGTGTTATCCCTAGGGCTTTAGTGTTAGTACAATGGAAAATGGCTTGAAATTCTGGCCACGATAACACTGAGTAGAAATTAAGTCTGGTGTTAGTGTAACACTAACACTTTCTGGAACACCAAACACCGACTTTAAACTGAGATTAGCTGACACGGTGTTGACACTGAGCAGTTTATTTCTGGTGTAATCTTAggggttagtgttagtgttagtgttaacacCCGGTGATAACACCTACTTTAAACTCACCCATTGTAACCAGTAAGAGAGTTAGCGGTGTGGTTATAAGAGGTTTAAACGAGTCTACTGATATAACGCTACCTGTTGCCTACACCCGTGATGTTATTCCCGCAAGAAGGTCACAAATTCCTAGACCTGAAACCGCTAGACAGTGGCGCCATCTCGAAGTTGTTGCAGACCGCCTCACACCTCATCTTGCCGAGGTGGAGATCGGTCTCCTTATTGGCACCAACTGTGTTAAAGCTATCCGCCCGTTGGAGATAGTAGCCGGCGAAGGCAATGATCCGTATGGTGTGAAAACAAATCTCGGATGGGGTGTGATTGGTTTGATGAACCGCAGCAGCGCAACCGGTGACGAGAATGTAGCTTCTTCTTTTAAAAACGTAGTCTCAACCCACTTTGCGTTCAGAACAAAGGTGAGGGAAATTTCCCCAAGTGAGGtttctaacatgtttgattgcgACTTCAACGAGATCCCTGGTAGTGGTGAAGCGATGTCCGTAGAAGACCGTAGATTCCTTGCCATAGTGAGTGATGCGATACGCCAACGTGAAGACGGACATTTCGAGATGCCACTGCCCTTTAGAGAAGATGAGCTGAAACTTCCAAAAAACAGGAACCTTGCCCTGAAACGTCTCAACAGCCTCAAGTCAAAGATGAACAAGAACGCCAAATACAGCGAAGATTACCGTGGGTTCATGAAGAAACTCCTAGACAACGGCCATGCTGAACGTGTTCCCAGTGAGGAACTCAACTTGGAGGATGGCACAGTCTGTTACATTCCGCACCATGGGGTGTACCACCCGCGTAAACCTAATAAAATCCGTGTAGTGTTCGATTGCGCGGCTGAGTATGACGGAGAGGCACTGAACAAGCATCTCCTCCGTGGCCCAGATATGATTAATAATTTGACAGGGGCCCTGATTCGCTTCCGCAAGAACCCCATTGCATTTACTTGCGATATTGACGGGATGTTTTACCAGGTAGGCGTACATCCCAAGCATCGAAACTACCTACGATTCTTCTGGTGGGAGAATGGCGATCTTGACAAACCGCTAGTTGAGTATTGTATGACTGTTCATTTGTTTGGTGCTACCTCGTCACCTGGTTGCGCAAACTTTGCGCTAAAGGCCACTGCCGAGAAATTCAAGGATGAATTCGATCCCAAGACGGTAGAGTTCATAAAACGGTCATTCTATGTCGACGATGGACTCCAGTCTGAGCTAACTACTGGGGAAATCATCCTCCTGGTTGTCAGTGGTCAGAAGATTTGTGCTCGAGGTGGATTCAATCTTCATGACTATGTGTGCAACCACAAGCAATTTGTGGACCAGATCCCGCTTGCCTCGAGAGCCAAAGATTTCCAGTGCATAGACCTGAATAACGATGACCTACCGACTGAGAGGACACTTGGAATCGTAAGACGTGTCCAGTCAGACGCATTCGAGTTCCAGATTGAGATGAGGGACAAGCCCCTTACCAGGAGAGGGTTGTTATCGGTCATAAGTTCTGTGTACGATCCACTCGGGTTAGTTTCACCGTTCGTCCTCAAGGGCAAGAAAATCCTCAAGAACCTTTGCGAAACCGGAGCGGGCTGGGATGCTCCAACACCAGACGACATCAGACGTGAATGGGAACGCTGGATAGCAGATTTGAAAGATTTGGCTGATGTTAGTATTCCCCGTTGCTACAAAGGTGATGAGCTTGGCGAATTGAAATCTGCTGATCTTCACCACTTTAGTGATGCAAGCATGGAAGGCTATGGACAGTGTAGCTATGTCAGATTGACAGACGAGGAGGGAAGATGTGACACAGCGCTGGTCATGGCCAAGTCCAGGGTGACGCCATCGAAGACGGTTACAATTCCGAGGCTTGAATTGACCACGGCCGTTACATCAGCTAGGATTGCCAAGTTTCTGGATAAGGAGCTGGACTACAGCAACATAGAGCACCACTTCTATACAGATAGCCAGGTGGTTTTAGGGTATATTGGGAATGAAAGCAGGACATTTCACATTTTCGTAGCAAACCGTGTACAGGAAATCCGTGATTCCACCTCGCCCTCAAACTGGAGATATGTTGACACCGACCAGAACCCAGCAGACTATGCTTCCAGAGGCATGAGCGTGAGTGAGCTGAAGGATTGCAGTGTATGGTGGAAGGGGCCTCCGTTCTTGAAGACTGGTATCCTGCCCACTCCTGAGGACC includes the following:
- the LOC135495051 gene encoding uncharacterized protein LOC135495051; the encoded protein is MFDCDFNEIPGSGEAMSVEDRRFLAIVSDAIRQREDGHFEMPLPFREDELKLPKNRNLALKRLNSLKSKMNKNAKYSEDYRGFMKKLLDNGHAERVPSEELNLEDGTVCYIPHHGVYHPRKPNKIRVVFDCAAEYDGEALNKHLLRGPDMINNLTGALIRFRKNPIAFTCDIDGMFYQVGVHPKHRNYLRFFWWENGDLDKPLVEYCMTVHLFGATSSPGCANFALKATAEKFKDEFDPKTVEFIKRSFYVDDGLQSELTTGEIILLVVSGQKICARGGFNLHDYVCNHKQFVDQIPLASRAKDFQCIDLNNDDLPTERTLGIVRRVQSDAFEFQIEMRDKPLTRRGLLSVISSVYDPLGLVSPFVLKGKKILKNLCETGAGWDAPTPDDIRREWERWIADLKDLADVSIPRCYKGDELGELKSADLHHFSDASMEGYGQCSYVRLTDEEGRCDTALVMAKSRVTPSKTVTIPRLELTTAVTSARIAKFLDKELDYSNIEHHFYTDSQVVLGYIGNESRTFHIFVANRVQEIRDSTSPSNWRYVDTDQNPADYASRGMSVSELKDCSVWWKGPPFLKTGILPTPEDHHPVSPEDPELKKTVLRTKVDVVQYGDMTYRFDYYSSWFRLKRAVAICKKYMEKLRLKDREKYTPVTTEDLQQAETTTLRFVQQQSYSSEIETLKKQRDENWKGTVKGRSNLYSLDPFLDDEMVLRMRPLRERNDLEQHKASRFLDHTG